TTTGCTtgggtttttcttcctttttttccttacgTTTTTTCCTCATACAGAGCAATAGAAGACAGCATAATAGAATTAACAACAAAATAAGACATGTTAGGGCCAGGTAAATCTTCTTTATCCTCTCTCTCTTAGGGGGTGGGCCACTGTCAACACTACCTCCATTGCCTTGTTTTAGGCAGTTGGGAGGGTCCCACTTATAGTTGCAATGGCAGTGATGTTTATTGTTGCAGATCCCCCTCATGTTACAGAACTTAGGTGAACAATTACTATCCAAGCGAGAGAGATGGACACACTTCCTTCCGATGCAGACATGTTCTGGGCCACACTCTGTGCCGTCTTTCACATCACCAATATCAGGTATGGTCATCCCTATGTGGTAGTCTGTACCCCAGCAGGTGGCATTGTTGAAGCGAGTCCCATGCACAGTAGAATGCTCTGTCAGAAGGGGAATTTCTGCCACGTTATCGCACTGAATTCTCCCACATAAGCTGTCCAACATACTGCATTTTAGATATGTAGGGCCTTTGACTCCACAGTTACCAAAACGGTCACCTTGAGTGTTTACTTGTTTGTAGCAACTGTCGTTTGCATTTTTTGCCTTTTGGCCGAAAATCTGCCTACACTGTGCGTTGCGGTCATTACATCTCTTTTCATAGCAGTAGGCGTTGTCATTACAGGGAATTCCATCCTCTACGTATACATCGTCTGGGCACATATGGGATGATCCATTGCACCACTCTGGAAGATCACATTCATTGACCTCCTTTCTACATATTTCTCCTGATGGTAAGAACTTGCAGTCCTTGCAACAAAGCCCAAAAGCACAAGTAGACCCAAAACTCAGACTGCAGTTTGTCAGACAACAGGCGTCTTTTAAACAATCCTGAAAAGATCCACAGTCACACTCTTCTCCTTCTTCAACAACACCATTTCCACAGCGCTTCCTTGAAAACATGTCCTTTGTGGATACAGTGTACTGCAAACATTTTGCCTGCTGTACAGAATATCCCCAAAAATAAGAATAACTACAATTGCTAAATTGGGCTATTGGTGGGTTGTCATGACgcattatacatttataataacctgcagaacacacacacaatacattaTCATGAGACATACCCAAATTATGACCTATATGATGAGCTACTGCAATTCCAAGAATGGCCAAGGTTTTGTTTGCAAAAGTAACAACTGCACAACTAAAGTGTGACCTACACATTCCTGCAACATAGCCTAAACCAGTTAATCCTCTCAAGGtcttatttataaaaagatgTACAGTATCATGTGCCATGCGGGCATCAATGGTATTAGCCTTCCAAttgcaaaaatctcccagagacctccttGTAGCATCCACTTCAACTTGGTTTCTTTTAGTCCAGATCTCCATACCAAACAATAACACCTTCATACCCATTACCTGATAAATGGAATCCACTATATTTACAATAAGAAATAGATCCTCCTGCAACTTTGAGACATTCCTTTTATAATGATTATATAGAGTATTGTCCACCACCAGTGCAATTTCAACAAAGAATGAATGGATCCACCAGCCATCATAATGACTTTGTTTCAGAATAGAATTATCAGTCTCTTGAAACTCAAATTGGTGTACAGTTTCCTCTTGCATAAAATCAGATTTCATGTTTGGGAATTGGGTCTCCTCACTGTCCATTTTATATACCAGGTGTTCAAATTTTGTAGAGAAAATCATGGGCTTAATTTCATAAACAACATCGTTTATCTGTAATAATCCTCGAAAGCCACCAGAACAGGTACTGAGGGCAACAAGGGATTCTGGGTCCCCCTCCACATAACCATGGTAGTAGCAGTCATTCTGGACAAAAGGCTGGTCCTTCAGGAGAGCGCCCTGGTCTGAGTAGGTGAACactgggaggtgtctggacagcaAATGCTTCTTGATATTCATGTGGAAAACGTGTCTCTGGCCCCCAAAATGCAGGCTGTAAGAGAGCCGGCCTGGAGGCTTCATGCTTCTGCCAGTGTGTGTTACCTTCAAGGGAATCACCACTTCTGGAGGACTGTGATATTGGGGGTGTTCAGCCCGGATGTGTCCTGAAAAAGACAGAAACACCCCAAGCCAGTGTAGCAAGAGTATGATCCTCATGTACAACAGGGCTTTAATCACAGTCATTATGAAGCTACCATTATTGGTCCAGAGAAGAAGGCAGGCAGGGTTGGGAGTCACAGATGGTCTGGCTCCTTATTCTGAGCTGCTTAGTGTACAGAGCTTATCATTAAGTATCTGTCTTCTGGCAGAGTTGAACCATTAGAGCATAAGCCCTACAAGTAAAACAGAATATAACATATGGATGGGGGTGATTAGAAAAGGGCCTaatagggagaaagagaaagtcatACAACAAAAGTGATTAGTGTTTTGATCAAGGGTTGACTCTAGAAACTGCAcagaatttgcttttaaatattgaTAAGGCAGAGGGGCATTGGGGGAGTATGGAAGAGTGAAAACTGGCCATAGATTTATAGTTATTGAACTTGGATGGTGGGCAATTAAggattcattatactattctctaaatatatgtatatgttaaatatttccacaataaatagttaaaaaaaatcttaagggtaaggtgaccatatgtcttGGATTGCTGGGATTTTCCTAATTTACTCACGTTAAATTAGTATAAGTAATAATACCTGTTTTTTTCAACCTCAAGTCCTAAATTACTCAATTACCTAAcatacatattaaaagcaacaacaacaacaataacactctcctgttattttaaaatctcttttatagTACTTATTACCTCCCTAGAACAAAATGTTTAGTTTTATCTTTCTTACATTACTCTCCTCACTAGACTTGTCATATTAGAAGTACTCAAGAGCATTATCTATGTCTTTCACAAATGTTAGTATCCCCAAAGTGCCTAGCTTAATTCTTTATATAGTAAAGAATGGTCAACTTGACTTTTATTGTGCCTTGGAGTGTTACTCAAAAGGTATTTACACTTGATTACattttaatgtacaatattattcAACACCTGTGGCCAATTTTGTTTTTGGAACAAAGTGTTATAGACTCAGTTTTCCCTGcttattttctctatttacaACTAAATACTCTGGATATAATTAAGTGGAAGACAAAAAAATACCTCTGAAAGCTAAAAagcaaaagacagactggctagAGACCTCTAGACTTGAGGAATGGCAACAAggtgagttccctgggttttcttttaattgctcTCAGATATCCCAAATTGGGTGCTGGAGAGGTCTTTAACACTGAATCACCAGCAGGCgtagacaaaaacaaacaaacaagaagcctcaagaatagttttctttctctgttcacaTGACAGAGAATGGAAAAGCTCAACAGAGAACCAGTAAGGTGCTCCAGCATCTGCTCTTGAGCCAAGACACATGTGGATTGATTCACCCAGAGCAGCAACCTCAAAGACTTGTAGGCCAACCCAAAACACACTCCACAATCAGTGCACTGGTGGGCTGTTCAATCCGCCTACATTGGCAATATAAAATCCCTGGCAGGCCAGCCTAACACTGATTCAATATCTAGGTAACTAACTACCTGATCTGCCTTCAGAGGCAGCAACAAAATCCCAACAATTTGACCCATCCTCAGCTCAACACTAGGGCAGGGAATGGAACCCTATATTGAACATAGCAGTATCATTCATAAAGCCTGATATAGCCCACCCCTTCACCAAATGACATAGGAGACACAGCCTATTGGCTTCTGTTTCTCACATCTCCAGATATGAATATGGACCAGTGACACCAGTTAAATCCAGAACGTTAGAGtagatcaagcagaagaaaggaccACTCAGCTCAAAGATGGGTCATTGATAATTATTcagttaaagtagaaaaaaagaataaagaaagcaaGCAGCTTATAGGACACCGACAAGAAGACCAGTATACACATGATGGAAGtcatataaagagagagaaaaaaagagagagaaaggaccagatagcttattttaaaaaaaaataatggctgaaaatttcccaaatctgaaaaaagaaatgggcaTCCACATGCACAAAGCCCAAAATGTCTCAAATGAGATGAATCCAAAGAAACCCAGATGAAGACTCATTAAAACTGTGAAAAGTCAGAGACAAGAAATTCTGAAAGTGGCAAGAGAAAACAACATGTCACATACAAAAGAACCACCATAAAACTGTGAGTAGATTTTTCGGCAGAAATCTTGCAAGTCTGGAGGAAGTGGGATGATGTagttaaaatgctgaaagaaaaaactatcaACTAAGAATGCTATACCTGGCAAAAcagtctttcaaaaaataaagaagacataaggacatcactaaacaaacaaaagctgaaggagtttaTCACTGTAAACTGTAATAAACTGTAAGGCACTGTAAGTGctaatgagattttttaaagttgaaaggATGCTAAACAGCAACATGATAGTGTAAGAAAGTATGaaatatacgtacatatatattatataaacatataaatgtaaACTCATCTATAGATAAAACCAGAATACATTATAACTTTAATTGTGATGggtaaattacttttaattttagtatCAAAGTCAATgatgaaagtattaaaaataactaaaactgaaaaacatgTTAAAGAATACAcagtaaaaattgaaatataagttGTGACAACAACAACATAAAGTGTGAGCTAAAGAGAAGTTAAGTgtagagtttttgtatgcaattgaacttaagttgttatcagcttaacaTAGACTACGTTAACTatgatattttatgtaagccCCAAGGTAACCACAAAAAATATACTTATAGAagttacacaaaagaaaaagagaaaggaattaatgcatataaaatacaaaaaaattcaaaacacaatGGAAGGcaacaagagaggaaaaaagacatataaaagaacaaaaaagattgATAGAAAACAAAGGACAAAATGATAATATTAGATCATTCCTTACCAATAATaactttaaacataaatggattaaactctccaattaaaagacatagagtggctgaatggatgtaAAAAAATAAGACTCAGTTATATGTTGTCTAGAAAAAATCCTCACTTTAGATGTAAGGAAACACATAGGCTATAAGTGAAgattggaaaaagatattccctataaatggtaaccaaaagagcAGAAATGACTAGACATATCAGACGGAATAAACTTTAGGTCAAAAACTGtcaaaagagataaagaataacattatataatgataaatggattaatccaccaagaaaatataagaaatatatatacgcacccaacatcagagcaatataaatatataaagcaaacattgacagaactgaagggagaaatagacaacaattCCATAAAAgtagacttcaataccccactttcaacaaagGATAGAACATCTAGACTGAATATCAACAAGGAAATAAAGGATTTTATAGCACTATAGACCAAATCAATCTAAAAGACATATACATAATATcccacccaacagcagcagaatacagtTTCTCAAGATTCCATGGATGTCTCTTCAAAATAGATCACATAGctacaaaacaaatcttaataaaCTTAAAGATATAGAAATCATACCAGGTATCTTTTGTGATTACAAttaaatgaaactagaaatcaaaggcaaagggaaaaatggaaaatttacaaataggtTGAGATTTAAAATCATACTGTTAACAACattgaatcaaagaagaaatcaaaagagaaactaaaaaatgccttgagacaaaaatgaaaatgcacaTACTgtaacttatgggatgcagcaaaagcagtactagaAGGGAAGTTTATCATGATAGATGCctacctcatgaaacaagaaaaaatctcaaacagcTTCACATTCCACCTAAAAGAACTGGAGAAGAGCACACTAAGCCTAGAACTagtagaaagagagagataacaaagatcagagtggaaataaatagaaactaaaaatacagtacAGATAgcttattttttgaataaaaaataaataaaataaaaatatgtgatacACAGACACGCACATCcattttcttgatccattcagccatcaatggacacttagactattccatgccttggctattgtaaataatgctgtagtgaATATGAGAGTGAAGATATCTTTTTGgtatagtgattttgttttctttgaataaatacccaatAGAATTACTGGattatgtagttctatttttaattttttgaggaaacttcaggttgttttccatagtggctataccaatttacattcctactaaaGTATacaagggtccccttttctccacatctttgccaatacttgttattgcttgtgtttttgataatagccattctgacaggtgtgaggttttgtggttttgatttgtgtctCCCTAATGATTACCGATGTTGAGGACCTTTTCATGTatgtgttggccatttgtatgtcttctttggaataaATGTCTATTCACTTCCCacgctcatttttaaattggtttttttttttaattgaggtgtatgagttttatatatatattgtatattaaccacttatcagatatatgatttgcaaatatattctcccatttggtagggtgccttttcattttgttggtttcctttgatgtacaGAAACTTTTTGGTTTGATGCAGTCCCACTaatttatgtttgcttttattgtctttccttttggtgtcaaatccaaaaagttATTGCCGAGATTGATGTCTAGGAGCTTACCCCCTGtgatttcttttaggagtttgatggttcaggtcttacattcaagtctttaatccaatttgagttgaTTTTGTTTATGGTAAAAGATTgtggtccagcttcattcttttgcatgtggctgtccagtttttctaacaccatttattaaagagactgttctttccccattgtgtttttttttttttttcttgcggtatgcgggcctctcactgccgtggcctctcccgttgcggagcacaggctccggatgtgcaggcccagcggccatggctcacgggcccagccgctccgcggcatgcgggatccccccagaccgggacatgaacccgcatcccctgcatcagcaggcggactcccaaccactgcgccaccagggaagcccccattgtgTTCTTGAAAACTATGACTAtgactttgtaatatagtttaaatcAGGAGGTTTGATGCCTCcagctcttttgtttttctcaagattgctttggttattgtgggtcttttgtggttccataaaaattataggatttgtactatttttgtgaaaaatgccattggaatttttattggaattgcatcAACTCTCTAGATCATTTTACCtggtgtggacattttaacaatttaattcttccaatccataagcatAAAATaccttcctatttcttttttgtctttttcagtttctttcatcaatgtctttatagttttcagtgtacaggtctttcatctcctttgttaaatttattcctaggtattttattctttttgatgtaattggAAAtgagattttcttaatttctctatcacaagttaattattagtgtatagaaatgcaacaaatttttgtgtattgattttgtatcctgcaaatttacttattagttctaacaatttttggtggagtctttaggattttttacatatatcatctgcaaatatgatagttttgttagttttattttttcctttcttatttggatgccttttatttcttttcttgcttaattgctccGGCTAAGACTTCTggtactatgttgaatgaaagtggcaagactggacatccttgtcttgttcctgatcttagagaaaatgcttttagttttcagctttttacctTTGAGTGTGATAAgagctgtgagcttgtcatatatggcctttattgtgttgaagtGTGTTCtttctatacctaatttgttgagagtttttatcatacatagatgttgaattttgtcaaatgattctTTCCATCTATTAAGTTGATCGTATgagttttattcttcattttgttaatgtggtgtaaaACACtaattaatttgtgtatattgaatcatccttgcatcccagaaataaatcctacttgatcgtggtgtatgatccatttagtGTATTGCCaaattcaatttgtaaatattttgttgaggatttttacatctatcttaatcagggatattggcctataggtctaatgtgtcattttaaGTCCAGTgcttcttttttgattttctgtttggataatcCACCCATTGATAAAAGTGCGGTATTGAAGTCCTCTACTATTTTTGTATTGCTGtccttttctccctttaggtctgttaatatttgctttatagatTTATatgcatgcataaatatttacaaatttatatCCTCTTTCAATTGAAGCAAAGTTTCTGTAGGCTAAGTAGTCTTATTTATACCCATGACTAGGAGACAGTGTTACAAAGTAGGCATCAGTCTGAAGCATTATTGCTAGGTTCAAATACCAGGACTTATTCTTACTAGATATGTTGATTAAATTCTCATGGAGttggtttcttttcttgtaaaatggaaatgaaatgtaTATCTTCTGGGATGGTTTTGGTGGTTAAATGAGATAACCCAGGTTAAATATTAGGGACAATGCCTACCatattaaatgtttgataaataatagttttattatttttaaataaaaccaacAAATGATTTCACAAGTTTCTAGTTAATTCTGTCTACAAactattctttcttttatactGAACAGGAAATAACTTTCTAAACAAATGGATTTTCATTAAAGAGTCTGTTTGAAGCAGCgtttctgtgtgtgattctgTATCTTTAGAAACATCTGCACCTtaatactttgtttctttttcagcaagcaagaaaaacagaaaatacacacTATGAATTTCCAGCTTTTTCTAAGCCTTTAAGGTAATTTTTGTCATCAATTTTCCTCTAACAttttatcttctgttttgttcacttctcTGTTTTTCAGGAGCACAGGATTTTGCATAACAAACTGGAGAgtcacttcctttttcctttgaaatggaTACTTTTCCTGGCTCCTTTAATTTTGGCATAAGTACAAGAGGTATGAAAACTCTTTCAGATTTAATAATGTAAAACAAAATCTTTCTGAGAACATTTGAGTTGAAcagttttaaaagggaaaactGCATAGTTTAAAGTCATTTCCCCTGTCTCATTGTGAGGTATTTTCCTTTCAGCTCATCTTTAACAAAAGATCCATTTAGTTAATTCTATATTTCTTAGCCTTGGAGGCATGAACATATGAAATGGGCAAGACAGCTATgatattttaatagtatttaaaaaaaataaacggctttttagaacagttttagatttacagaaaaactgcagatatagtacagagttcccatatatgcTCATGCCCATTCTTTCCCCATAAGGAACATTTTACATTAAATGGTACACTTTTCACTGCTGAACCAATATTCACACATTATTAAGGTccatgtttatttcagatttccttaatttttacctaatgtcTGTTTTTAGTTCTAAGACCCCATCTAGGACACCATGTTATGATAAGACATCATGTCTTCTTAGGTTCCTCTGGCTGTGGCAttgttgtttttgatgaccttgacagttttgaggagtactgggcAGATGTTTTGCAGAATACCCCTCAATTGAGGCTTATCTGAGTTTTTAAATGATTAGATTGAGATTATAAGTTTTTGTAAGGAAGGCCACAGAGGTGAAGTTCcatttcatcacatcatatcaagtgTGCCTCCTGTCAACTTGATATCACTGTTGATGGTGGTCATCTAGCTTGTTCGTGTTTGTCCAACTTCTCCACTGTacagttactctttttttcccttttttcatattgtactctttggaaggacgTCACTTTGCACAGCCCACATCTAAGGAATGGGGAATTATGCACTTCCTCTAAATTCCTAACACCCACtagttcttttattgtttttttactgCCTTTTGCAGAATGTCATATAACTGAAATCATATATTAGGtagatttttcagattttctttcacttagtagtatgtacttaaggttcatccatgtctttttgttgcttcatttctttttattactgaatgcTATCCCTTGTGTTGATAAAACCagtatgtttattcattcacatattgaaggtcattttggtttctttcagtttttggtgattgtgaataaagctgctataaacattcatgttctGGTTTTTGTAcgaacataagttttcaaattaCTTGCATAAATACTGAGGAGTACGATTGTTGGATTTTATGGCAAAACTATGTTTAACTTTGCAAGAAACttacaaactgtcttccaaagtgtttGTACCATTGTGCTTCTACcagtaatgaatgagagttcctcttGCTCTGTGTCCTTACCAGCAATTTGTATTGTCTGCTTTTTGGGTTTTActcattctaacaggtatgtaggggtatttcattgttttaatttgcaatttcctcatgacaaatgatgttgagaatcccCTCCtctgcttatttgccatctgtacattTTCTCTGAgtgtttgttcagatttttttcccatttctaaattgggttgtttgtattattattgttgagtttttaGGGTGATTTGTATTTGGGTCAAATCCTCTATCATATATATGTTTTGTTATAATTTCTCCCATCTGTgactaacttttaaaattctctttactGTGTTTTCCACAGAGCAGAATTTTTAACTGTAATAAAATCCAAtatgtcatttttattcttttatgaatcatgctattggtgttatatctaaaaatttGTTGTCAAAGCATCCagacatttatgttttcttctggaagttttatagtttcgtgttttatatgtatgtttatgatccattttgagttaatactTACGGAAGTTGTAAGGTTTGTGTCTTTGGATGTTCAATATTCTCAACAACATTTGTCAAAAGATGATCTTTCTCCATTGATTTGACTTTATTACTG
This region of Delphinus delphis chromosome 6, mDelDel1.2, whole genome shotgun sequence genomic DNA includes:
- the ADAM29 gene encoding disintegrin and metalloproteinase domain-containing protein 29, with translation MRIILLLHWLGVFLSFSGHIRAEHPQYHSPPEVVIPLKVTHTGRSMKPPGRLSYSLHFGGQRHVFHMNIKKHLLSRHLPVFTYSDQGALLKDQPFVQNDCYYHGYVEGDPESLVALSTCSGGFRGLLQINDVVYEIKPMIFSTKFEHLVYKMDSEETQFPNMKSDFMQEETVHQFEFQETDNSILKQSHYDGWWIHSFFVEIALVVDNTLYNHYKRNVSKLQEDLFLIVNIVDSIYQVMGMKVLLFGMEIWTKRNQVEVDATRRSLGDFCNWKANTIDARMAHDTVHLFINKTLRGLTGLGYVAGMCRSHFSCAVVTFANKTLAILGIAVAHHIGHNLGMSHDNVLCVCSAGYYKCIMRHDNPPIAQFSNCSYSYFWGYSVQQAKCLQYTVSTKDMFSRKRCGNGVVEEGEECDCGSFQDCLKDACCLTNCSLSFGSTCAFGLCCKDCKFLPSGEICRKEVNECDLPEWCNGSSHMCPDDVYVEDGIPCNDNAYCYEKRCNDRNAQCRQIFGQKAKNANDSCYKQVNTQGDRFGNCGVKGPTYLKCSMLDSLCGRIQCDNVAEIPLLTEHSTVHGTRFNNATCWGTDYHIGMTIPDIGDVKDGTECGPEHVCIGRKCVHLSRLDSNCSPKFCNMRGICNNKHHCHCNYKWDPPNCLKQGNGGSVDSGPPPKRERIKKIYLALTCLILLLILLCCLLLLCMRKKRKEKKEEKPKQKTQTRHRK